From a region of the Mobula birostris isolate sMobBir1 chromosome 28, sMobBir1.hap1, whole genome shotgun sequence genome:
- the LOC140189198 gene encoding histone H3: protein MARTKQTARKSTGGKAPRKQLATKAARKSAPATGGVKKPHRYRPGTVALREIRRYQKSTELLIRKLPFQRLVREIAQDFKTDLRFQSSAVMALQEASEAYLVGLFEDTNLCAIHAKRVTIMPKDIQLARRIRGERA, encoded by the coding sequence ATGGCCCGCACCAAGCAGACAGCGCGTAAATCGACCGGAGGGAAAGCTCCTCGTAAACAGTTAGCAACCAAAGCGGCGCGGAAGAGCGCTCCAGCCACCGGCGGAGTGAAGAAGCCTCATCGCTACCGGCCTGGCACCGTGGCTCTGCGGGAGATCCGGCGCTACCAGAAATCCACCGAGCTGCTCATCCGCAAACTTCCCTTCCAGCGCCTGGTGCGGGAAATCGCTCAGGACTTCAAAACCGATCTGCGCTTCCAGAGCTCGGCCGTCATGGCCCTGCAGGAGGCTAGCGAGGCTTACCTGGTCGGGCTGTTTGAGGACACTAACCTGTGCGCCATCCACGCCAAGCGAGTCACCATCATGCCCAAGGACATCCAGTTGGCCCGCCGCATTCGCGGGGAGCGCGCCTAA
- the LOC140189197 gene encoding histone H4 — translation MSGRGKGGKGLGKGGAKRHRKVLRDNIQGITKPAIRRLARRGGVKRISGLIYEETRGVLKVFLENVIRDAVTYTEHAKRKTVTAMDVVYALKRQGRTLYGFGG, via the coding sequence atgtctggcagagggaaaggaggcaaAGGACTGGGCAAAGGCGGAGCCAAGCGGCACCGTAAAGTGCTCCGTGATAACATCCAGGGCATCACCAAACCGGCCATCCGCCGTCTGGCTCGCCGTGGCGGCGTCAAGCGGATCTCGGGTCTGATCTACGAGGAGACCCGCGGGGTGCTGAAGGTTTTCCTGGAGAATGTGATCCGGGATGCGGTCACCTACACTGAACACGCCAAGCGCAAGACGGTGACGGCCATGGATGTGGTGTACGCTCTGAAACGCCAGGGCCGCACTCTCTATGGCTTCGGCGGCTGA